The Micromonospora krabiensis genome window below encodes:
- a CDS encoding SUMF1/EgtB/PvdO family nonheme iron enzyme → MSFNPYVPRPIDRPTEVPLGGHADLSTLDEAKVFAAPDDPADWPAWREQLTRWRADARTRTGYTGRHYDEITGDCFTVCLAWLWDEALYDHERGVFTVEEFLDAAGRDFGGFDGVVLWHAYPVIGLDDRNQFDWYRDIPELPEVVRAFQARGVRVFVDYNPWDTGTRREAGGDAEEVAALAGKLGVDGVFLDTLKEGAGELRAALDAVRPGMVLEGESRVPLARIADHAMSWAQWFADSDVPGVLRAKWFERRHVLHHTRRWHRDHLDELHSAWLNGVGVLVWESVFGVWVGWNERDRAVLRAMRRVQASHAAWLRAEDWVPLADHPGDGQVYASRWTHDGEPLWTVVNSGGDHDGPWLVTDARPGRRFVDLVTGVDLTVTEAGDGRVTVGGPLPAGAIAAVVATDAPVARHESPVGDPSFPARAAVRVRTPWAPRADVPAGLVAVDGGRRELTVRHRVRETGLYGETPYVDEWKPLPPRLHHTATVRRSVRLGRFAIATHEVTHGEYAAFLRATGYRPVRPERFTAGQGPADAPVTGVELADARAYAAWAGLRLPTEDEWQVAAEAGLLARREPLVWNLTESEHSDGRTRFAILKGGAAYRAEGSDWYLDGGPQAPDVSVKLLLTGAGLTRSDQVGFRCAADLPTPEE, encoded by the coding sequence GTGAGCTTCAACCCGTACGTGCCCCGACCGATCGACCGGCCGACCGAGGTGCCGCTCGGCGGACACGCCGACCTGTCCACCCTGGACGAGGCGAAGGTCTTCGCCGCGCCGGACGACCCCGCCGACTGGCCCGCCTGGCGCGAGCAGCTCACCCGCTGGCGCGCCGACGCGCGGACCCGCACCGGCTACACCGGCCGGCACTACGACGAGATCACCGGCGACTGCTTCACCGTCTGCCTCGCCTGGCTGTGGGACGAGGCGCTCTACGACCACGAGCGGGGCGTCTTCACCGTCGAGGAGTTCCTCGACGCCGCCGGTCGGGACTTCGGCGGCTTCGACGGGGTGGTGCTCTGGCACGCGTACCCGGTGATCGGCCTGGACGACCGCAACCAGTTCGACTGGTACCGGGACATCCCCGAGCTGCCCGAGGTGGTGCGGGCGTTCCAGGCGCGCGGTGTGCGGGTGTTCGTCGACTACAACCCCTGGGACACCGGCACCCGGCGCGAGGCGGGCGGCGACGCCGAGGAGGTCGCGGCGCTGGCCGGCAAGCTCGGCGTCGACGGGGTCTTCCTGGACACCTTGAAGGAGGGTGCCGGGGAGCTGCGGGCCGCCCTCGACGCCGTACGCCCGGGGATGGTCCTGGAGGGTGAGAGCCGCGTGCCGCTGGCCCGGATCGCCGACCACGCGATGTCCTGGGCGCAGTGGTTCGCGGACTCCGACGTGCCCGGCGTGCTGCGGGCCAAGTGGTTCGAGCGCCGGCACGTGCTGCACCACACTCGCCGCTGGCACCGCGACCACCTGGACGAGCTGCACTCCGCCTGGCTCAACGGCGTCGGCGTGCTGGTGTGGGAGAGCGTCTTCGGCGTCTGGGTCGGCTGGAACGAACGGGACCGCGCGGTGCTGCGGGCGATGCGCCGCGTGCAGGCCAGCCACGCCGCATGGTTGCGCGCCGAGGACTGGGTCCCGCTCGCCGACCACCCCGGCGACGGCCAGGTGTACGCGTCCCGTTGGACGCACGACGGCGAACCGCTGTGGACGGTGGTCAACTCCGGCGGCGACCACGACGGGCCGTGGCTGGTCACCGACGCCCGCCCGGGCCGGCGCTTCGTCGACCTGGTCACCGGCGTCGACCTCACCGTCACCGAGGCGGGCGACGGTCGGGTGACGGTGGGCGGCCCGCTGCCCGCCGGTGCCATCGCCGCCGTCGTCGCCACCGACGCACCCGTCGCGCGGCACGAGTCGCCGGTCGGCGACCCGTCCTTCCCGGCCCGCGCCGCCGTCCGCGTCCGCACCCCGTGGGCGCCGCGCGCCGACGTGCCGGCGGGCCTGGTGGCCGTCGACGGCGGCCGGCGGGAGCTGACCGTCCGGCACCGGGTGCGGGAGACCGGCCTGTACGGCGAGACGCCGTACGTCGACGAGTGGAAGCCGCTGCCGCCCCGGCTGCACCACACCGCCACGGTGCGGCGCAGCGTCCGGCTCGGCCGCTTCGCCATCGCCACCCACGAGGTCACCCACGGCGAGTACGCCGCGTTCCTCCGCGCCACCGGCTACCGTCCCGTGCGGCCCGAGCGGTTCACCGCCGGTCAGGGGCCGGCCGACGCGCCCGTCACCGGCGTGGAGCTGGCCGACGCGCGCGCGTACGCGGCCTGGGCCGGGCTGCGGCTGCCCACCGAGGACGAGTGGCAGGTGGCCGCCGAGGCCGGCCTGCTCGCCCGCCGGGAACCCCTGGTGTGGAACCTGACCGAGAGCGAGCACTCCGACGGGCGTACCCGGTTCGCCATCCTCAAGGGCGGCGCCGCGTACCGGGCGGAGGGCTCCGACTGGTATCTCGACGGCGGCCCGCAGGCCCCCGACGTGTCGGTGAAGCTGCTGCTCACCGGCGCCGGCCTCACCCGCTCCGACCAGGTCGGCTTCCGCTGCGCGGCCGACCTCCCCACCCCCGAGGAGTGA
- a CDS encoding ribokinase, with product MSARVVVVGSTNLDLVVTTPQLPKPGETVLGENFRTVPGGKGANQAVAAARAGAACDFVGAVGDDDFGGQLRASLVGSGVDVRGLRTVPGASGVALIAVDRAAENFIVVAPGANAALTDLDADDRATITGADVLLLQLEVPLPTVVRAADWARAGGTTVVLNAAPAAPLPAELLDLVDVLVVNEHEAAIVAGVFADEPAELLDALLELVPRVVLTLGARGAAYADRRGLRLSIPAPVVEAVDTTAAGDAFTGAFAVGWAERGGALNEDTVTASLRWACAAGAACAQRPGASTALPERAAIDALHDATYRGTP from the coding sequence ATGAGCGCGCGCGTGGTGGTGGTCGGCAGCACCAACCTCGACCTGGTGGTGACGACGCCGCAACTGCCGAAGCCCGGCGAGACGGTGCTCGGCGAGAACTTCCGCACCGTCCCCGGCGGCAAGGGCGCCAACCAGGCCGTCGCCGCGGCCCGGGCCGGTGCCGCCTGCGACTTCGTCGGCGCGGTCGGCGACGACGACTTCGGCGGGCAGCTGCGGGCGAGCCTGGTCGGGTCCGGCGTGGACGTGCGGGGCCTGCGTACGGTGCCCGGCGCCTCCGGGGTCGCGCTGATCGCGGTGGACCGGGCCGCGGAGAACTTCATCGTCGTCGCCCCCGGCGCCAACGCGGCCCTCACCGACCTCGACGCCGACGACCGGGCGACGATCACCGGCGCCGACGTGCTGCTGCTGCAGCTGGAGGTGCCGCTGCCCACCGTGGTCCGCGCGGCCGACTGGGCCCGCGCCGGGGGCACCACCGTGGTGCTCAACGCGGCACCGGCCGCGCCGCTGCCGGCTGAGCTGCTGGACCTGGTCGACGTGCTGGTGGTCAACGAGCACGAGGCGGCGATCGTCGCCGGCGTGTTCGCCGACGAGCCGGCGGAGCTGCTCGACGCCCTGCTGGAGCTGGTGCCCCGCGTCGTGTTGACGCTGGGCGCGCGCGGCGCCGCGTACGCCGACCGCCGTGGCCTGCGGCTGAGTATCCCCGCCCCGGTCGTCGAGGCGGTGGATACGACAGCCGCGGGTGACGCCTTCACCGGCGCGTTCGCGGTGGGCTGGGCCGAGCGCGGCGGCGCCCTCAACGAGGACACCGTCACCGCGAGCCTGCGCTGGGCGTGCGCCGCCGGCGCCGCCTGCGCGCAGCGCCCCGGCGCGTCCACCGCCCTGCCCGAGCGGGCCGCCATCGACGCCCTGCACGACGCGACCTACCGAGGTACCCCGTGA
- a CDS encoding ADP-ribosylglycohydrolase family protein, which produces MRITWVQPEDLLPHELAASRDEGRDVADLARRWTAAGGDPTPPVSGASATPATPRLRALATELLDAADALPPAHAADEPDDLDGLRATWPAAWALPTDVSYDRLHGAWLGRAVGCLLGKPVEKIPREGIREILTATGRWPLRDWFTAIGLPDDVAGRWPWNRRSAPTSLAENIAGMPEDDDLNYALLALRVLETRGRDFTSADVAQLWLDWLPGGRVFTAERVAYRNLLLGHAPPDSARRHNPFREWIGAQIRTDVYGWVNPGRPDRAAELAWRDAVVSHVRGGVHGALWAAALAAAAPVAADVDEVLDAAEAVLPPRSRFAATVREARALGAGADDWERVVDELYARHGHLHWVHVRNNAALVAAALAYGRGDLERSITAVVSGGWDTDSTGATVGAVTGALTGARALPERWVAPLRNRLASSIAGFDGIGFDELARRTQALVATGAES; this is translated from the coding sequence GTGAGGATCACCTGGGTCCAGCCGGAGGACCTGCTCCCGCACGAGCTGGCGGCCAGCCGGGACGAGGGCCGCGACGTGGCCGACCTCGCCCGGCGGTGGACCGCGGCCGGCGGCGACCCCACCCCGCCGGTCAGCGGGGCGTCGGCGACGCCGGCCACCCCGCGGCTGCGGGCGCTCGCCACCGAGCTGCTGGACGCCGCCGACGCGCTGCCGCCCGCCCACGCCGCCGACGAGCCGGACGACCTGGACGGGCTGCGGGCCACCTGGCCGGCGGCCTGGGCGCTGCCGACCGACGTGTCGTACGACCGGCTGCACGGCGCCTGGCTGGGTCGCGCGGTCGGCTGCCTGCTCGGCAAGCCGGTGGAGAAGATCCCCCGCGAGGGGATCCGCGAGATCCTCACGGCGACCGGCCGGTGGCCGCTGCGCGACTGGTTCACCGCGATAGGGCTGCCGGACGACGTGGCGGGCCGCTGGCCGTGGAACCGGCGCAGCGCGCCGACCAGCCTCGCCGAGAACATCGCGGGCATGCCCGAGGACGACGACCTGAACTACGCGCTGCTGGCGCTGCGCGTCCTGGAGACCCGCGGGCGGGACTTCACCAGCGCCGACGTGGCGCAGCTGTGGCTGGACTGGCTGCCCGGCGGGCGGGTCTTCACCGCCGAGCGGGTGGCGTACCGGAACCTGCTGCTCGGCCACGCGCCGCCGGACAGCGCCCGACGGCACAACCCGTTCCGCGAGTGGATCGGCGCGCAGATCCGCACCGACGTGTACGGGTGGGTCAACCCGGGCCGCCCCGACCGGGCCGCCGAGCTGGCCTGGCGCGACGCCGTCGTCAGCCACGTCCGGGGCGGGGTGCACGGCGCGCTGTGGGCGGCCGCCCTGGCCGCCGCCGCGCCGGTCGCCGCCGACGTGGACGAGGTGCTGGACGCGGCCGAGGCGGTGCTGCCGCCGCGCAGCCGCTTCGCCGCCACCGTCCGGGAGGCGCGTGCCCTCGGCGCCGGCGCCGACGACTGGGAGCGGGTGGTCGACGAGCTGTACGCGCGGCACGGCCACCTGCACTGGGTGCACGTCCGCAACAACGCGGCGCTGGTGGCCGCCGCGCTCGCGTACGGGCGGGGCGACCTGGAGCGGTCCATCACGGCGGTGGTCAGCGGCGGCTGGGACACCGACTCGACCGGGGCCACCGTCGGCGCGGTCACCGGCGCGCTCACCGGGGCGCGGGCACTGCCCGAGCGCTGGGTCGCGCCGCTGCGCAACCGACTGGCCAGCAGCATCGCCGGCTTCGACGGGATCGGTTTCGACGAGCTGGCGCGGCGGACCCAGGCCCTGGTGGCGACCGGGGCGGAGTCGTGA
- a CDS encoding ADP-ribosylglycohydrolase family protein gives MSLLLDTSVGCLVGAAVGDALGGATETALPEQIRSRFGGWVEGIVPPYHADWATARPLAPYHKGDGHITDDTLMTHALVRAYAAKRDHLDAYDVVDLLVPDLIERVVYIPDLERDGVTFHRLAAAERWLVTRLHHAHADPREAGVGNIVNCGAAMYMAPVGIVNAGDPAGAYAEAVEVAGAHQHSYGREAAAVFAAAVAAAATPGAGVEDVVTATLDLARDGTRAAIDAVVKEARGHHDWKTAIPALRAAVAPYDTVGEEYRNPGLGARRPSRLHAIEELPVALGMLVVAGGEFRPAVLGSVNYGRDADSTATMAGAIAGALGGAAAVPAEWSEAVATASRTDLVEPARVLAEVATEVFDRDRARFARRAERFAGLADGAEDREPAR, from the coding sequence ATGTCACTCTTGCTCGACACTTCGGTCGGTTGCCTCGTCGGCGCCGCGGTCGGGGACGCCCTCGGCGGCGCCACCGAGACGGCGCTGCCGGAGCAGATCCGCTCCCGGTTCGGCGGCTGGGTCGAGGGCATCGTGCCCCCGTACCACGCGGACTGGGCCACCGCGCGGCCACTCGCGCCGTACCACAAGGGCGACGGGCACATCACCGACGACACGTTGATGACCCACGCCCTGGTCCGGGCCTACGCGGCCAAGCGGGACCACCTCGACGCGTACGACGTGGTGGATCTGCTCGTCCCCGACCTCATCGAGCGGGTGGTCTACATCCCCGACCTGGAGCGGGACGGGGTGACCTTCCACCGGCTCGCGGCCGCCGAGCGGTGGCTGGTTACCCGCCTGCACCACGCCCATGCGGACCCGCGTGAGGCCGGGGTGGGCAACATCGTTAACTGCGGCGCGGCCATGTACATGGCGCCGGTCGGCATCGTCAACGCGGGCGATCCGGCCGGTGCGTACGCCGAGGCGGTGGAGGTCGCCGGGGCGCACCAGCACAGCTACGGGCGGGAGGCCGCGGCGGTGTTCGCCGCCGCGGTCGCCGCGGCCGCCACCCCCGGCGCGGGCGTCGAGGACGTGGTCACGGCGACGCTGGACCTGGCCCGCGACGGCACCCGGGCGGCCATCGACGCGGTGGTCAAGGAGGCCCGGGGGCACCACGACTGGAAGACCGCGATCCCCGCGCTGCGGGCCGCCGTCGCCCCCTACGACACGGTGGGGGAGGAGTACCGCAACCCCGGGCTGGGTGCCCGCCGGCCCAGCCGGCTGCACGCCATCGAGGAGCTGCCGGTCGCCCTCGGCATGCTCGTGGTCGCCGGTGGCGAGTTCCGCCCGGCGGTGCTCGGCTCGGTCAACTACGGCCGCGACGCCGACTCGACCGCCACGATGGCCGGCGCGATCGCCGGTGCGCTGGGCGGTGCCGCGGCGGTGCCGGCCGAGTGGTCCGAGGCGGTGGCCACCGCGTCGCGTACCGACCTGGTGGAGCCGGCCCGCGTCCTCGCGGAGGTGGCCACCGAGGTCTTCGACCGCGACCGTGCCCGGTTCGCCCGCCGCGCGGAGCGCTTCGCCGGCCTGGCCGACGGTGCGGAGGACCGGGAGCCGGCCCGGTGA
- a CDS encoding ABC transporter substrate-binding protein, producing the protein MLRTRFRRLAAATAVAVVGLGALAACGGGDDEATSGPVKLRFLSLAWQKESLQANKDLVAKWNAEHPDIQVEYVQGDWNSVHDQLLTSFEGGDAPDIVHYEASAIGEFAKQGYLADLSGLISDDLKGQIDQGVWDTVTYDGKVSGVPFLLESQVVIANKKLLDAAGVAVPPADGGWTWDEFQANAQKLTKPGQFGVAWALKSPTNRVLNLALNYDGKFFYTDGGRTEVRVGDPEKEIPKRIHDMIYTSKSASPEALGMSGADTLPGFFGGKYAMLPGSVSLRQQMVEQAPAGFEWVTLPPVKGLSAKQAANPQTLSVSADSKHKKQAAQFLEYFLNPTNMATLAKGDWLVPTGKQANEELVKLTGGKQGWDVAANSAADLTVAPFQMADGYPEWKTKYATPALQQYFANKITLDQLATQLVDGGKQVLR; encoded by the coding sequence ATGCTCCGTACCCGATTCCGTCGACTCGCCGCGGCCACCGCGGTCGCGGTCGTCGGCCTCGGCGCCCTCGCCGCCTGCGGTGGCGGCGACGACGAGGCCACCTCCGGTCCGGTCAAGCTGCGCTTCCTCAGCCTCGCCTGGCAGAAGGAGTCGCTGCAGGCCAACAAGGACCTGGTCGCCAAGTGGAACGCCGAGCACCCGGACATCCAGGTCGAGTACGTCCAGGGCGACTGGAACTCGGTGCACGACCAGCTGCTGACCTCGTTCGAGGGCGGCGACGCGCCGGACATCGTGCACTACGAGGCGTCGGCCATCGGCGAGTTCGCCAAGCAGGGCTACCTGGCCGACCTGTCCGGGCTGATCTCCGACGACCTGAAGGGTCAGATCGACCAGGGCGTCTGGGACACCGTCACGTACGACGGCAAGGTCAGCGGCGTGCCGTTCCTGCTGGAGTCGCAGGTCGTCATCGCCAACAAGAAGCTGCTCGACGCCGCCGGTGTCGCGGTGCCGCCGGCCGACGGCGGCTGGACCTGGGACGAGTTCCAGGCCAACGCGCAGAAGCTCACCAAGCCCGGCCAGTTCGGCGTGGCCTGGGCGCTCAAGTCCCCGACCAACCGGGTGCTGAACCTGGCGCTCAACTACGACGGGAAGTTCTTCTACACCGACGGCGGCCGCACCGAGGTCAGGGTCGGTGACCCGGAGAAGGAGATCCCGAAGCGGATCCACGACATGATCTACACGTCGAAGTCCGCCTCCCCGGAGGCGCTCGGCATGAGCGGCGCGGACACCCTGCCCGGCTTCTTCGGCGGCAAGTACGCCATGCTGCCCGGCTCGGTCTCGCTGCGCCAGCAGATGGTCGAGCAGGCGCCCGCCGGGTTCGAGTGGGTCACCCTCCCTCCGGTCAAGGGGCTCTCCGCCAAGCAGGCGGCGAACCCGCAGACGCTGTCCGTCTCGGCGGACTCGAAGCACAAGAAGCAGGCCGCACAGTTCCTCGAGTACTTCCTGAACCCGACCAACATGGCCACCCTGGCCAAGGGTGACTGGCTCGTCCCGACCGGCAAGCAGGCCAACGAGGAGCTGGTGAAGCTCACCGGCGGCAAGCAGGGCTGGGACGTGGCCGCGAACAGCGCCGCCGACCTGACGGTCGCCCCGTTCCAGATGGCCGACGGCTACCCGGAGTGGAAGACCAAGTACGCCACCCCGGCCCTCCAGCAGTACTTCGCCAACAAGATCACCCTCGACCAGCTCGCCACGCAGCTGGTCGACGGTGGCAAGCAGGTTCTGAGGTAG
- a CDS encoding carbohydrate ABC transporter permease, translating into MFGKPSRTGRTLQYVALAGYLVFLGFPLVWLVSTASKPPRELVRLHPTLIPDNPTVQNFVQAFTEQELGRAAWNSLQVSLASAVLTVLVAMPASYALARFRSKLGTAALGWVLLSQLFPFVLLIIPIFLVLRQVGLANTHAGLVLIYVVWALPFALWMLQGFVRNIPRELEEAASVDGATRVQVLRRVVFPLLAPGLVATALFSFISAWNEFFFALVLIKTPELATLPVALARFVGIEGTARLGPLAAGSLLATLPSLIFFAFMQRRLSSGSLAGAVKG; encoded by the coding sequence ATGTTCGGAAAGCCGAGCCGCACCGGGCGGACGCTGCAGTACGTCGCGCTCGCCGGCTACCTGGTCTTCCTCGGGTTCCCGCTGGTCTGGCTCGTCTCGACGGCGTCCAAGCCGCCGCGCGAGCTGGTGCGGCTGCACCCGACGCTGATCCCCGACAACCCGACCGTGCAGAACTTCGTGCAGGCGTTCACCGAGCAGGAGCTGGGCCGGGCGGCGTGGAACAGCCTCCAGGTCTCGCTCGCCTCGGCGGTGCTGACCGTCCTGGTCGCCATGCCCGCGTCGTACGCCCTGGCGCGGTTCCGCTCCAAGCTCGGCACCGCCGCGCTCGGCTGGGTGCTGCTGTCCCAGCTGTTCCCGTTCGTGCTCCTGATCATCCCGATCTTCCTGGTGCTGCGGCAGGTCGGCCTGGCCAACACCCACGCCGGGCTGGTGCTGATCTACGTGGTCTGGGCGCTGCCGTTCGCGCTCTGGATGCTCCAGGGTTTCGTCCGCAACATACCGCGTGAGCTGGAGGAGGCCGCCTCGGTCGACGGCGCCACCCGCGTGCAGGTGCTGCGTCGGGTGGTGTTCCCACTGCTCGCGCCCGGCCTGGTCGCGACCGCGCTGTTCTCCTTCATCTCGGCGTGGAACGAGTTCTTCTTCGCCCTGGTGCTCATCAAGACGCCGGAGCTGGCGACCCTCCCGGTCGCGCTGGCCCGGTTCGTCGGCATCGAGGGCACCGCCCGCCTGGGGCCGCTCGCCGCCGGTTCGCTGCTGGCCACGCTGCCCAGCCTGATCTTCTTCGCGTTCATGCAACGCCGGCTCTCGTCCGGGTCGCTCGCCGGCGCGGTCAAGGGCTGA
- a CDS encoding carbohydrate ABC transporter permease, producing MTTLAERPDVERAGKSPRPTRSRSDRTAIYLLLLPSLLPILVLSVFPLLRGIYLGFTDARAGRNVDVTFTGLENYRELLHDELFWNSFKIGLLWAFGVTVLQFVLALGLALLLNQQLRFRGVARVLAVVPWAMPPVVVGILWKLVYHPDAGLLNEFFHRIGADGLRTNWLGDFSTALPAVIIVGVWAGMPQTTVVLLAGLQGVARELHEAAAVDGASTWHRFRHVTLPALAPVIVAITSLDFIWNFNSFGLVYVLTAGGPGGKTMLPMLFAYEEAFRYGNYGYAAALGNVMVVIIVTLLAVYLRRRLREAN from the coding sequence ATGACCACGCTGGCCGAGCGGCCGGACGTCGAGCGGGCCGGAAAGTCCCCCCGCCCGACCCGGTCCCGCTCCGACCGCACCGCCATCTACCTGTTGCTGCTGCCCTCGCTGCTGCCGATCCTGGTGCTGTCGGTGTTCCCGCTGCTGCGCGGCATCTACCTGGGCTTCACCGACGCCCGCGCCGGCCGCAACGTCGACGTCACGTTCACCGGCCTGGAGAACTACCGCGAGCTGCTCCACGACGAGCTGTTCTGGAACTCCTTCAAGATCGGTCTGCTGTGGGCGTTCGGCGTGACCGTGCTCCAGTTCGTGCTCGCCCTCGGGCTCGCGCTGCTGCTCAACCAGCAGCTGCGGTTCCGCGGCGTGGCGCGGGTGCTGGCCGTGGTGCCGTGGGCGATGCCACCGGTCGTGGTCGGCATCCTCTGGAAGCTCGTCTACCACCCGGACGCCGGCCTGCTCAACGAGTTCTTCCACCGGATCGGCGCGGACGGTCTGCGGACGAACTGGCTGGGGGACTTCAGCACCGCGCTGCCCGCCGTGATCATCGTCGGCGTGTGGGCGGGCATGCCGCAGACCACCGTGGTGCTGCTGGCCGGCCTCCAGGGCGTGGCCCGGGAGCTGCACGAGGCGGCGGCCGTGGACGGCGCCAGCACCTGGCACCGGTTCCGGCACGTGACCCTGCCGGCCCTGGCACCCGTAATCGTGGCGATCACGTCGCTGGACTTCATCTGGAACTTCAACTCGTTCGGCCTGGTCTACGTGCTGACCGCCGGTGGACCGGGCGGCAAGACCATGCTGCCGATGCTCTTCGCGTACGAGGAGGCGTTCCGCTACGGCAACTACGGCTACGCCGCCGCGCTCGGCAACGTCATGGTCGTCATCATCGTCACGCTGCTCGCCGTCTATCTCCGCCGCCGGTTGAGGGAGGCCAACTGA
- a CDS encoding LacI family DNA-binding transcriptional regulator, producing the protein MGRKRLQEPADGRPTVHTVAARAGVSIASASRVLNGVGGSPETIRKVRAAAAEVGYVPNAIARSLQSQRTGLVALAVEDIGNPVYVAMMRAIESVVASSGRQLLVHATGGRIDNETALLRRLANRYVDGMIVSPIRVTDDHLAALVDSPVPVVVVGQLGADAPVDNVRTDSRHGVALAVDHLVAGGRRRIGFVNGPLDTVPGAARDAGFRAALAGHNIDLDAHLVEVGDFQYAAGRAATERLLARTDPDALICANDLIAVGALHALLAAGRRVPEDVALVGMDDTDLARMMFPQLSSVSLGSAERGRRAAELLLERIADPTLPPRREQVPPHLVVRASSGAALPAPRAATDPGAATTAGATGSHGATTTDPGVEPAPSHPSSEGATP; encoded by the coding sequence GTGGGCCGTAAACGTTTACAGGAACCGGCGGACGGGCGACCGACCGTGCACACCGTCGCGGCTCGCGCCGGTGTGTCGATAGCCTCCGCCTCGCGCGTGCTCAACGGCGTCGGCGGCAGCCCGGAGACCATCCGCAAGGTGCGCGCGGCGGCCGCCGAGGTCGGGTACGTGCCGAACGCGATCGCCCGGTCGCTGCAGTCCCAGCGCACCGGCCTGGTCGCGCTCGCCGTCGAGGACATCGGCAACCCGGTCTACGTGGCGATGATGCGGGCCATCGAGTCGGTGGTCGCCTCGTCGGGTCGCCAGCTGCTCGTGCACGCCACCGGCGGGCGCATCGACAACGAGACGGCCCTGCTGCGCCGCCTGGCGAACCGCTACGTCGACGGCATGATCGTGTCGCCGATCCGGGTCACCGACGACCACCTCGCCGCGCTGGTGGACAGCCCGGTGCCGGTGGTGGTGGTCGGCCAGCTCGGCGCGGACGCGCCGGTCGACAACGTCCGTACCGACTCCCGCCACGGCGTGGCGCTCGCCGTCGACCACCTCGTCGCCGGTGGCCGGCGCCGGATCGGCTTCGTCAACGGTCCACTGGACACCGTCCCGGGCGCCGCCCGTGACGCCGGCTTCCGTGCCGCCCTGGCCGGGCACAACATCGACCTGGACGCGCACCTGGTCGAGGTCGGCGACTTCCAGTACGCGGCCGGCCGCGCCGCCACCGAACGGCTGCTCGCCCGGACCGATCCGGACGCCCTGATCTGCGCCAACGACCTGATCGCGGTCGGCGCGCTGCACGCCCTGCTCGCCGCCGGCCGCCGGGTGCCCGAGGACGTCGCACTGGTCGGCATGGACGACACCGACCTCGCCCGGATGATGTTCCCCCAGCTCTCCAGCGTCTCGCTCGGCTCGGCCGAGCGTGGTCGTCGGGCCGCCGAACTGCTCCTGGAGCGCATCGCCGACCCGACCCTGCCGCCGCGCCGCGAGCAGGTGCCACCCCACCTCGTCGTCCGCGCCTCCAGCGGGGCGGCCCTGCCGGCACCCCGCGCCGCCACCGACCCGGGAGCCGCGACCACCGCGGGCGCCACCGGTTCGCACGGCGCGACCACCACCGACCCGGGCGTCGAGCCGGCGCCCTCCCATCCGTCCAGCGAAGGGGCGACGCCATGA